A region from the Pogoniulus pusillus isolate bPogPus1 chromosome 13, bPogPus1.pri, whole genome shotgun sequence genome encodes:
- the NDUFAB1 gene encoding acyl carrier protein, mitochondrial, protein MAARVLSACVRRLLPRPPPAAPRAAALASLCGRRPRASPCALPPLSQLLAQVPRVAWPACRRFSELPPLTLSDIKERVLYVLKLYDKIDPEKLTAESHFMKDLGLDSLDQVEIIMAMEDEFGFEIPDGDAEKLMCPQEIVDYIADKKDVYE, encoded by the exons ATGGCGGCCCGTGTCCTCTCGGCCTGCGTCCGCCGCCTCCTGCCGCGGCCGCCGCCTGCCGCCCCGCGGGCCGCTGCCCTCGCCTCCCTCTGTGGCCGCCGCCCTCGGGCCTCGCCATGCGCGCTCCCGCCGCTGTCGCAGCTGCTAGCCCAG GTACCGAGGGTGGCCTGGCCGGCGTGCCGCCGCTTCTCCGAGCTGCCGCCCCTCACCTTGTCCGACATCAAGGAGCGCGTCCTCTACGTCCTCAAGCTGTACGACAAGATCGACCCGGAGAAG CTCACAGCTGAATCCCATTTTATGAAAGACCTGGGTTTGGACAGTTTGGACCAAGTGGAAATCATCATGGCTATGGAAGATGAATTTG GGTTTGAGATTCCTGATGGAGATGCAGAGAAGTTGATGTGTCCACAAGAGATTGTAGATTACATTGCAGATAAGAAGGATGTCTATGAATAG
- the LOC135180681 gene encoding mucin-5AC-like codes for MERYRPRLRFSRFPRLLAAAVIVECCSWFCPSLGSETGSTLGTAAPRARLETVMGECCQTDTEQGAGTGQAPTPEAVGQLRTETELLPSPETPTGTAELPSPQRSHGGPWAGGEGSGPVTQDGTATEHLGLSTGTAELAAVVSDRPTHAPASLEPGTAPAVGSGPGTNLGANVTVEGATGPQETLSHSPSSVTVSSSAGGQWRPSSALPGWSPVGTRLVHRQGGSHSPSSPEPWAGEGLGATILLGNSSPGTHPSIALATDSPALGTARTSAFAGGLQRVPSPAEVDADLKGPFSAPHSSLGSGGRGGPMASTAQPAMGTDKALLPAVGKGMELPVPTDMAGTPRMTSSDLEGALVPTTHSPGHSHVPLDQTWHPPAMPGQVPTSSTPSSTVEAQSRMPYPSPEPSHVPLSRQPAPTNSSAAPTPQPSTGVPGLSPAAGMPLARPSSGYQLPHVGSGGNPAETPQILGGTPVEVGNAGPWAVTAPPSWQLGSLAPTAAPGLPQQPAPSQPASSLGSVAAFDVTTATIRAATASPAPHGDEGAVTPESGAVVLRGDVAGLTREPTTHLPTMVTEPPQQPSDAPESLGHRGDPGFPPAAGDTDLVQPSNSPGGWPDAGTAGVSPVPRVFIVEDQPPLLRASLLRIACQLVLDMGFVPALRDPASRERRGLLHSFNRTVSPLFTAVPGFLRLEVTGIREGSVVLEYDALFAAEQVQMPGLGELLDAVLGSGGARPELVVGTAPVLSNVVLGRPLDPCAVLFSCRDGFACVASESRNATCTSLCHHDYCKNHGICTHHPGRGPLCQCPVGSDFWFMGLRCDYRVTQQSLLGMAAGILLSIVLLAAIIAAVAIRRFKVLLLEARADQTRSSYRRFCRLDDVSAQYWSRSWLPSASSLDNPAFSTSEELLHLQILDTGCCGCQEDSGTADGTKQQHPAPPARPLRQPSFHYEWDTSSSSMNDPMVDSGKASDISVSSWPMEPLQWTPFPLLHQLSRQRPHKARRPHSYCEGMELANLERSWTA; via the exons ATGGAGCGGTACCGGCCTCGGCTCCGGTTCTCCCGGTTCCCGCGGCTCCTGGCCGCCGCAG TGATCGTGGAGTGCTGCTCATGGTTTTGCCCCAGTCTTGGCAGTGAAACGGGCTCCACGCTGGGTACTGCCGCCCCCCGTGCCCGCCTGGAGACCGTGATGGGGGAGTGTTGCCAGACAG ATACAGAGCAAGGAGCTGGCACGGGGCAGGCACCAACACCAGAAGCTGTGGGGCAGCTGAGGACAGAGActgagctgctgccctcccctgAGACCCCCACCGGGACTGCCGagctccccagcccccagaGGAGCCACGGAGGTCCCTGGGCAGGTGGGGAGGGGTCGGGGCCTGTGACACAGGACGGGACTGCCACCGAGCACCTGGGGCTCTCTACAGGCACcgctgagctggcagctgtggtCAGCGACCGTCCAACTCACGCCCCAGCATcgctggagccaggcactgctcctgccGTGGGCTCTGGCCCTGGGACTAACCTTGGGGCAAATGTGACAGTAGAAGGTGCCACAGGCCCACAGGAGACCCTCTCGCATTCACCGTCCTCCGTGACggtgtccagctctgctggggggcAGTGGAGACCTTCCAGcgccctgccaggctggagcccCGTGGGCACAAGGCTTGTGCATAGGCAGGGGGGCTCACACAGCCCCTCGTCCCCAGAACcatgggctggggagggtctgggTGCCACCATCCTGCTGGGTAACAGCAGTCCAGGGACTCATCCAAGCATTGCTCTGGCCAcagacagccctgccctggggacaGCGAGGACATCAGCCTTTGCAGGGGGTCTGCAGAGGGTGCCGAGCCCTGCAGAGGTGGATGCTGATCTGAAGGgccccttctctgcccctcacTCCTCTCTGGGATCAGGTGGCCGTGGGGGTCCTAtggccagcacagcccagccggccatgggcacagacaaaGCTTTGCTGCCAGCTGTAGGCAAGGGTATGGAGCTGCCTGTCCCCACTGACATGGCTGGCACCCCAAGGATGACATCCTCTGACCTAGAGGGAGCTCTGGTCCCTACCACGCAttcacctgggcacagccacgTCCCCCTGGACCAGACCTGGCATCCGCCAgccatgccagggcaggtccctACCTCATcgacccccagcagcactgtagAAGCGCAGAGCAGGATGCCCtaccccagcccagagccctcccATGTCCCCCTGTCCCGACAGCCAGCTCCAaccaacagctctgcagcacccacCCCACAGCCCTCCACAGGGGTCCCggggctcagccctgctgcggGCATGCCGCTGGCAAGGCCATCCTCAGGGTACCAGCTGCCCCATGTTGGCTCAGGGGGGAATCCTGCTGAGACCCCTCAGATCCTGGGGGGGACCCCAGTGGAAGTGGGCAATGCTGGGCCTTGGGCAGTGACTGCCCCAccgagctggcagctgggcagcctggcacccaccGCAGCCCCTGGGCTCCCGCAGCAGCCAGCTCCGTCTCAGCCTGCATCCTCCCTGGGATCAGTCGCAGCTTTCGATGTCACTACTGCCACCATCCGAGCTGCCACCgccagcccagctcctcatGGGGACGAGGGAGCCGTCACGCCAGAGTCCGGTGCTGTGGTCTTGCGGGGGGATGTGGCAGGGCTGACACGGGAGCCGACAACACATCTGCCCACCATGGTGACAGagcccccccagcagccctccGATGCCCCCGAGAGCCTGGGCCATCGTGGGGACCCTGGGTtccccccagctgctggggacACAGACCTGGTCCAGCCATCGAACAGCCCCGGAGGATGGCCGGATGCTGGCACCGCCGGAGTGAGTCCGGTGCCCCGGGTGTTCATCGTGGAGGATCAGCCGCCGCTCCTCAGAG CGTCCCTCCTGCGCATCGCCTGCCAGCTGGTGCTGGACATGGGTTTCGTCCCTGCCCTGCGGGACCCTGCGTCCCGGGAGCGCCGGgggctgctgcacagcttcaACCGGACG GTCTCGCCCCTCTTCACGGCGGTGCCAGGGTTCCTGCGGCTGGAGGTGACGGGCATCAG ggagggcagcgTGGTGCTGGAGTACGATGCGCTCTTCGCAGCAGAGCAGGTGCAGATGCCAGGGCTGGGCGAGCTCCTTGACGCCGTGCTGGGCTCCGGTGGTGCACGGCCAGAACTGGTGGTGGGCACTGCCCCTGTCCTGAGCAACGTGGTGCTGG GACGGCCGTTGgatccctgtgctgtgcttttctcctgCCGGGACGGCTTCGCCTGCGTGGCCAGCGAGAGCAGGAATGCCACCTGCACCTCGCTGTGCCACCACGACTACTGCAAGAACCATGGCATCTGCACCCACCACCCGGGCCGCGGGCCCCTCTGCCA GTGCCCTGTTGGCAGCGATTTCTGGTTCATGGGGCTTCGCTGTGACTACCGAGTGACACAGCAAAGCCTGCTGGGCATGGCCGCGGGCATCCTGCTCAGCATCGTCCTCCTGGCCGCCATCATCGCTGCCGTCGCCATCCGGCGCTtcaaggtgctgctgctggaggccagGGCTGACCAGACCCGCAGCAG CTACCGGCGGTTCTGCCGGCTGGACGATGTCTCAGCACAGTACTGGTCGCGTTCCTGGCTGCCCTCGGCCAGCTCTCTGGACAAccctgccttcagcacctcGGAGGAACTACTCCACCTGCAGATCCTGGACACCGGCTGCTGCGGCTGCCAGGAGGACTCAGGCAcagctgatggcaccaagcagcagcaccccGCTCCTCCTGCCCGCCCTCTGCGCCAGCCCAG CTTCCATTACGAGTGGGACACAAGCTCCAGCAGCATGAACGACCCCATGGTGGACTCGGGGAAGGCCAGCGACATCTCGGTGTCGAGCTGGCCCATGGAGCCCCTGCAGTGGACACCATTTCCGCTCCTCCACCAGCTCTCTAGGCAGCGGCCA CACAAAGCCAGGAGGCCTCACTCTTACTGCGAGGGGATGGAGCTGGCCAACCTGGAGAGGAGCTGGACAGCCTGA